One Ferribacterium limneticum genomic window, TATCGGCCAATAGTTGTATTTGTCCCATCTCTCCTCCGGCGACTTCTCTATCTCTAGTTATAGTTGTATTGCTTCATAACGTAACACCTGCCCTTTTTATTAGCAATGGAGCGAGCAGTGCGCTGCACCTTTCAGCAAATGCCGTGCCATGCACGGGCAAATGTCTCTGTTTTTGCACAGTCTCCGGTGAAAGCCTGTGGCAAAGGGATTTTTCGGTTTGATCAGCGAGCTGGCACAGGGATTGCAGATGCCTTCACACAAAGGCAGTAACCCGCAATCAAACAAGGAGACATTGTGAAACATCCCTTCCGACACCTTGGTGCTGTTGCCGCAGCCCTTTTCATTTGTACGGCCGCGCCACAGGTTTTCGCTCACGGCGACGTTGTCCCGCAGGCCGTCGATACGACCGGTCTGAAAAACGTGGGCCCCGATTTCCTGGCGAGCAATCCTTTCCGCAAGGATAAGACCGCAATTCGCATCGGAGATTCCGCCTATAACCAGAACTGTGCCCGTTGCCACGGCCTGGGCGCCATCTCCGGCGGCATCGCCCCGGATCTGCGCTACCTGCCGCTCGGCGACGAAGGCGACGAAGTTTTCCTGCAGCGTATCCGCAAGGGTGCCGTGCGCGACGGCCGTGTTTACATGCCGCCGTTCGAAGGTACACTGAGTCAGGAGGCCATGTGGGCCATCCGTACCTGGCTGGAAACTGTCCATGAAGAATGATCGTCGTCTCTGGTTGAAAGCGCTTGCCGCGCTGCCCATGGCTGCCGCTTTGCCGGCCATGGCTGATGGCCTCGAAACGATCCGCCAGCGCGGTCGTCTGCGCGTCGCGGTCTATAACGACTTCCCGCCGTATTCGATGGCTGGCGGCAAGGGCATCGACGCCGACGTGGCCCGGGCCATTGCCGCCAAGCTCGGTTTGACGGCTGAAGTCGTCGGCTACAACGCCGACGAGGACATGAACGACGACCTGCGCAACATGGTCTGGAAAGGCCACTACCTGGGCACCCAGCCGTCGGACGTCATGATGCACGTGCCGGTCGACGAGTATCTGGCGCGTTCCAACGACAAGGTTCGCATCTTCGGTGCCTACCACGTCGAAACGCTGGCCCTGGCGCGCAATCCGGAGCGCGTGCCGAAGCCCTTGTCCGGCTCGGCGGCTGTTGCGCTGGAAATCTTCACGCGCGAGAAGATTGGTGTCGAAACCGCTTCGCTGGCCGATTCCTTCCTGCTCGGCGTGCTGAACGGCCGTCTGCGTGAAAACGTCGTGCATTACAAGACCGTGGCCGAAGCCGCCAAGGGCATGGCCGAGGGCAAGGTGGCTGCCGTTCTGGCACCGCGTGCCGAGCTCGAAGCTGCGACCAAGGGGCAGGGCAATCTCGTTCTCGAAAGCCCGAAATTCGCCGAACTGAAAATCGATAGCTGGCCGCTCGGCATGGCCGTCAAGGTCGAGGATCAGGCCCTGGCCGAAGCCATCGGCGGGGCGTTGGCGAGTTTACGGAATGACGGCACGATTGCCGACATCTTCAAGCGCCACGGCATTTCCCATCAGGCGGTCTGAGCATGACTCGGCGCTTGTCGAAACGCCTGCTGGCCGTGCTGATGGCGGCTTTTTGCGGGGCTGCGCTGGCCGCGCCATTGGCCTATGTGCCCAATGAAAAATCGGCCACGATCAGCGTCATCGATACGGCTACCGACCAACGCCTCAGCGACATTCCGGCCGGCCAGCGGCCGCGCGGTATCGCTGCCGGCGACGGGCGCCTGTACCTGACTGATGGCAAGACGGGCAGCCTGCTCATCGTCGATACCGTTGCCGGCAAGCTGCTCAAGACCGTGCCGGTTGGCGATTCGCCGGAAGGCGTCAGCCTCTCGGCTGACGGCAAGCTGCTCGCCGTCGCGGTCGAGGATGACAACAGCGTCGTCCTGCTCAGCGCGCCGCAGGGCAAGGAGCTGGCGCGCATCAAGGTGCATGGCAAGAACCCGGAGCACGCCGTGTTCAGCCCCGACGGCCGCTGGCTCTATGTCAGCGCCGAAGAGGCCGAGCAGGTCGATGTGATCGACGTCAAGGCACGCCAGCAGGTGGCCAGCATCCCGGTCGGCAAGCGGCCGCGCGGCATTGGCTTCCTGGCCGACGGCAGCCGCGCCTATGTCGCCAGCGAAATCGTCGGCAAGGTCTACGCCATCGATGTCGCCGAGCGCCGTGTCGTCGCCGAGATCACCGCCGGCCAGTATCCGAACGGGATCGCCGTACATCCGGACGGCAAGCGGGTCTTCGTCTCCAATGGTCGCGATCCGTCGGTGATGGCCATCGATGTTGCCAGCAACACCGTCGTGGCCACCGTTGAAGTCGGCAAACGCCCGTGGAACATGGCGATCACGCCCGACGGCACCAAGCTCTACGTGGCCAATGGCCGCTCCGGCACGGTGTCCGTCATTGACACCGCCAGCTACAAGAAGCTGGCGGACATCGCAGTCGGCGAACTGCCTTGGGGCGTCAGCATTCGATGAACGGCCAGCGCTACACGCTGCCGGCCATCGCGCTGCACTGGGCGCAGGCCGTCGTCGTCATCTGGCTGCTCTGGCTGGGTTGGACGATGATCGACCTGCCGAAGGGCGCCGAACGCAGCGCCGCCTACGGTCTGCACAAATCGCTCGGCCTGCTCGCGCTGTTGCTCATCGTCATCCGCCTCGCCTGGCGCCGCGGGAACCCCGCCCCCAGGCTGCTGGCCACCGGCTGGGAAGCCAAACTCGCCACGGCTGTGCATCACATGCTCTACGCCATGCTCTTCATGGCGCCGCTGGCCGGTTACCTCGCCTCGTCCTTCACGCCTTACGCCATCAAGTTCTTCGGCATCGAACTGCCCAAGCTCGGCTGGCCCGACGAGGCGCTCAATGGCGTTTTCAAGCTGGCCCACGTCGCCTTCGTCTGGGGGCTCGCCGGCCTGATCGCCCTGCATGTCGCCGGCGCCCTCAAGCATGCTCTCCTGCGCGATGGCACCATGCGCCGTATGTTGCCCGGCGGGCTGTTCAAAAACTGAACAGCTGCTCCACGGCGGAGCAAAGTGCTCTGACCAAAGTAATAGGTATTGCTACGGTCAACCGGAAAAAACGGCCAAAACTGAAATCAAACGCCACCTTCGGGTGGCTTTTTTTTGCGTGTCGCAGCGCACTGATGCGGCCTGAATACGCGTGCTATGCTGAAAATATGTTTTGGCTGTGTCGTCGTGGCTGGATAAACAGCCGTCGAATTCATTGAGACCGAGTGCGCGGATTTTCACCCTTCACCCTGCGTCTTGTTTTGCTGCCTGTTTCGGGCTGGCGCCCATCAATACTCGTCGAATCGGGAACCTAGACATGAAACTTCACTCGCTATTGTTGCTCCTCATTTTGGCCGTGATCGCCGCTTTTGCTGCCCTGAACTGGAATGTCTTTCTGGCGCCCACCGAGTTATGGCTGGGCTTTACCTCGGTGCAAATGCCATTGGGCCTGCTCATGCTCGGGCTGCTGGCGCTGGTTACGGTGCTCTTCCTGATTTATGTCGTTTATCTGCAAGGTTCGGTTCTCCTTGAAGCCCGTCGCCATTCGCGCGCCTTGCAGACCAACAGGGAGCTTGCCGACAAGGCGGAGGCCTCACGCTTTACCGAATTGCGCGCTTTTCTTGAAACGGAATCGACCCGGCAATCGACGCTGAACGGCGAAGCGAAAGCGGCGGTCCTTGCCAGAATCGATCAGCTTGAGCATGATTTCCGCTCGTTCACCGAACAATCCGCAAATACGCTTGCCGCCTACATTGGCGAGCTGGAAGATCGACTGGAAAAAATCACCACGCTACCCCCTGTGCGCTAACCCGTTCGGCGCCGGGATGCGCAGACCTTCGCCAAAGGAGCACCAATGTCAGAGCAAAACCTCCTCGGAAAACGGGTGCTGATCACCCAGGCCGACATGTTCATGGGGCCGGTGTTGTGCGACGTGTTTGCCCGGCATGGCGCCACGGTGATCGCCAATACCGCCTCGCTCGTCGATGTCGAGGCGCCGGCTGCCATCGTCGCTGACGCCGGGCGGGTTGATGTGCTTGTGGCCAATCTGGCTATTCCGGCGCCCGGCACGGCCGTCGCCGAGGTTTCCGAAGCGGAGTGGAACGACACCTTCGCGGTGCTCGTCCATCCGTTGGCGCGCTTGTTCCGGGCTGTCTTGCCGGCGATGATCGCCCGCCGTTCGGGCAAGATTCTGCTCATGGGCAGCGCCGCGGCCCTGCGCGGCATGAAGGGGCGATCGACCTACAGCGCGGCGCGCGGCGCCCAGCTGGCCTACGTGCAGGCCGTCGGCGTCGAGGTCGCACCGCACAATGTCCAGGTCAATGCCATCGCCCAGAATTTCGTTGAAAACCCGACCTATTTCCCGCCCGAAGTTCAGGCCGACCCGCGTTTTCAGGAACGTCTCAAGCGCGAAGTGCCGCTCGGGCGGCTGGTCAGTGCGGAAGAGGACGCCGAATTCGCCGCCTATTTGTGCAGCGATCTGGCCAATTGCTTTGTCGGCCAAGTGTTCCCCGTTTGCGGTGGCTGGGTCATGCGTTAGCGCCCGCTGGATGGATGGCGCTCCGATCAGCCAGGTCTTGATTGAACCCGGAATCAGGTGATACAAGCCTGAGTTAATCAGTTTTGCGGATCAGACTCATGCGCTATCAGGGAAAAATAACAAGCTGGAAAGACGATCAGGGTTTTGGCTTCATCACGCCGAATGGCGGGGGCGAGCCGGTCTTTCTGCACATCAAGGCCTTTGCCCGGCGCGGCCGGCGGCCGGTTGAGGGGCTGATCGTGACTTACGAGCACGCGACGGACGCCAAGGGCAGGGCGCGGGCGGAGCGTGTGGCGTTTGTCGAGTCGACTAAGTCGCGGGTTGCGGCTTCGGGCGGGAAAAGTTCTGGTCGCGGCTTGCCAATGCTGGCCGTGCTGTTTTTTGTCTTTGTCGGCGCTGCTGCGCTGGCTGGCAAATTGCCGCTGGCAGTCGTCGGCCTGTACGCCGGGGCGAGTCTGCTGGCGTTTGTGGTCTATGCCTGGGACAAGTCGGCGGCGCAGGGTGGGCATTGGCGGACGGCGGAGAGCACCTTGCACATGATTGCCCTGTTCGGCGGCTGGCCGGGGGCGTTGCTGGCGCAGCGGGTGCTGCGCCACAAGTCGAGCAAGGCGTCGTTTCAGACGACGTTCTGGGCGACGGTGCTTATCAATTGCGGGGTGCTGGCTTGGTCGCTGACGGCCACGGGGGCCGGGGTGCTGCGCTCGGTTCTGGCCGGCGTGGCTTGAGGGCGGGCTGGCACCGCAGGCGCATGGGTTGTTGCCCCGCCTGCGTCGTCAGCCCTCCGCTATTCAGCGCGAATTCATCGCCTGTTCGCTTTGCAGGGCGGCCTTCAGATCGGTGATCAGGTCTTCGATGTTGCGCTGGGCATCGTAAAACTCCAGGTCGCCATCGTCGCTTTCAAGGACGACATTGGGTTCGTCGCCATGCAGCGGCACTTGCACATGCACGCCCTTGGTAAAGACGATCATCCCGTCCTCGCGTTTCGACGGTTCGCTCAGGGCGGTGGGCGTAAATCCGAGCTTGTTGAGTTTTTCGGCTAAGGCTTGAGCGTTCATGTTTTTCCTTTTCTGAGAGTGGGGCGCTGCGCCGGTGAAGGGCGGCCGGGTTATTTTTGGGCGACGGACCAGATGAAGGCTTGCACGTCGATCAGATCGCGCGGCATCAGGCCTTCTTCGAGCAGATTGGTGCGGACGTAGCTGTACAGCCGGGCGACTGCGTCGTAGGTCTTCCAGTTCGGCTCTGGCTTGTAGTTGATCCGCCAGCACAGGGCCTTGGCAGCATTCTGGATGGCGGTCGGCTTGATGAAGGCGGATTGCTGCGGGTGGCGGATGAAGCTGAACAGCGTGGCGAACGGCCATTTGTTCAGTTCCAGGATGCCGAGCGTGCGCAGGAAGTGCTTGAAGCGCGCCTCTTCGCTTTCGGTCCCGTAGAGCAGCTCGACCAGGGCCAGCGAGAACAGTTTTTGGCAGGCCGGCAGTTCGAGGGCTTCGTGCAGCACCTTGCGCTCGCTCTTGGTCAGCAGGTTGGTGCTGGATTCGACGTGGCGGGCCCGATCGCAGACGGCGTTGAAGTCGCCATCGGCAATGAGTCGGGAAAGCTCGTCCTGGCCCAGCAACTGGGTGCACATCTTTTGCCCGCGCATGTTGGCCTCGCGCACGGATTTGATGTAATCAGCGTCCTCGAAGCCGTTCGGGTATTTGGCCATGAAGCGTTCAATCGCCATCGGGATGGTGACAAAGTTGTCGCTGACAATTTGGGATGTCTCGAGCAGATTGTCGAGGAGGCGATGTTTCGAGGCGGCCCCTTCGGCTTTCTCGAGTTTGATGAATGACCGTGAAAGCCGCTTGCGGCCAGCGCCGACAAAAAATACATCGAGATTGTCGGGCGTTGCGCTGAGCACTTTGCCGAGACCCCATTCCTGCTGGTTGGGGTGCGTTACTCGATCACCTGTGGTTAGTGCGCTCATGTTGCTCTCCGCTTCTTTTCACCGGAAAAAGCGGTCAATTTTAACATGGCCTCCGAAATCCGGACCCGGCAGTGCACTTTGTTGTGTATCCCGGCCCATGTCGAGCCAAACGGACATTTGAATTTTGGCCGTTTTTTCCGGTCGACCGTGGCAGTCGTCCCGGATTGCAGCGGTGGGGGCGCTCGGCCGGCTGCGTGGCCGGCTCGGCGCCCCCTGGTTTGGCGTTCGATGGCCTGGGGCCAATGTTGTCAGGGAGTTGCTGTTCTCCCCTTTTTTGCGCCCGAAACCGGGCGCGGTAATCGGTTTATTCCAGCGCCAGAATCCACTGGACGGCGGCTTTGAGGTCGTCGTCGCTGATCTTGTCGGCCGGGT contains:
- a CDS encoding DUF1294 domain-containing protein — its product is MRYQGKITSWKDDQGFGFITPNGGGEPVFLHIKAFARRGRRPVEGLIVTYEHATDAKGRARAERVAFVESTKSRVAASGGKSSGRGLPMLAVLFFVFVGAAALAGKLPLAVVGLYAGASLLAFVVYAWDKSAAQGGHWRTAESTLHMIALFGGWPGALLAQRVLRHKSSKASFQTTFWATVLINCGVLAWSLTATGAGVLRSVLAGVA
- the pedF gene encoding cytochrome c-550 PedF, producing MKHPFRHLGAVAAALFICTAAPQVFAHGDVVPQAVDTTGLKNVGPDFLASNPFRKDKTAIRIGDSAYNQNCARCHGLGAISGGIAPDLRYLPLGDEGDEVFLQRIRKGAVRDGRVYMPPFEGTLSQEAMWAIRTWLETVHEE
- a CDS encoding beta-propeller fold lactonase family protein; this encodes MTRRLSKRLLAVLMAAFCGAALAAPLAYVPNEKSATISVIDTATDQRLSDIPAGQRPRGIAAGDGRLYLTDGKTGSLLIVDTVAGKLLKTVPVGDSPEGVSLSADGKLLAVAVEDDNSVVLLSAPQGKELARIKVHGKNPEHAVFSPDGRWLYVSAEEAEQVDVIDVKARQQVASIPVGKRPRGIGFLADGSRAYVASEIVGKVYAIDVAERRVVAEITAGQYPNGIAVHPDGKRVFVSNGRDPSVMAIDVASNTVVATVEVGKRPWNMAITPDGTKLYVANGRSGTVSVIDTASYKKLADIAVGELPWGVSIR
- a CDS encoding DUF3553 domain-containing protein; translation: MSALTTGDRVTHPNQQEWGLGKVLSATPDNLDVFFVGAGRKRLSRSFIKLEKAEGAASKHRLLDNLLETSQIVSDNFVTIPMAIERFMAKYPNGFEDADYIKSVREANMRGQKMCTQLLGQDELSRLIADGDFNAVCDRARHVESSTNLLTKSERKVLHEALELPACQKLFSLALVELLYGTESEEARFKHFLRTLGILELNKWPFATLFSFIRHPQQSAFIKPTAIQNAAKALCWRINYKPEPNWKTYDAVARLYSYVRTNLLEEGLMPRDLIDVQAFIWSVAQK
- a CDS encoding SDR family oxidoreductase — its product is MSEQNLLGKRVLITQADMFMGPVLCDVFARHGATVIANTASLVDVEAPAAIVADAGRVDVLVANLAIPAPGTAVAEVSEAEWNDTFAVLVHPLARLFRAVLPAMIARRSGKILLMGSAAALRGMKGRSTYSAARGAQLAYVQAVGVEVAPHNVQVNAIAQNFVENPTYFPPEVQADPRFQERLKREVPLGRLVSAEEDAEFAAYLCSDLANCFVGQVFPVCGGWVMR
- a CDS encoding cytochrome b, translated to MGRQHSMNGQRYTLPAIALHWAQAVVVIWLLWLGWTMIDLPKGAERSAAYGLHKSLGLLALLLIVIRLAWRRGNPAPRLLATGWEAKLATAVHHMLYAMLFMAPLAGYLASSFTPYAIKFFGIELPKLGWPDEALNGVFKLAHVAFVWGLAGLIALHVAGALKHALLRDGTMRRMLPGGLFKN
- a CDS encoding substrate-binding periplasmic protein; translated protein: MKNDRRLWLKALAALPMAAALPAMADGLETIRQRGRLRVAVYNDFPPYSMAGGKGIDADVARAIAAKLGLTAEVVGYNADEDMNDDLRNMVWKGHYLGTQPSDVMMHVPVDEYLARSNDKVRIFGAYHVETLALARNPERVPKPLSGSAAVALEIFTREKIGVETASLADSFLLGVLNGRLRENVVHYKTVAEAAKGMAEGKVAAVLAPRAELEAATKGQGNLVLESPKFAELKIDSWPLGMAVKVEDQALAEAIGGALASLRNDGTIADIFKRHGISHQAV